The Panacibacter microcysteis genome includes a window with the following:
- a CDS encoding amidohydrolase/deacetylase family metallohydrolase encodes MKRNKLVIACICMMMNMPGIFAQQYDLLLKNGHVIDPKNKIDGNMDVAVAAGRIAKVAAGIDTTTAKQVIDVSGLYVTPGIIDMHVHAFYGADVESYIANGTTSVAPDAFTFRAGVTTVVDAGSSGWRNFRQFKKQTIDKSQTRVLALLNIVGTGMFGRYEEQDTSDMNPQQVAYMISKLYPDILVGIKSAHYWGDFTQVDKAVQAGTLAKVPVMVDFGEHDPPNSIEALFMQHLRPGDIFTHTYSYGPKVRETVVDEAGKVKPFVLKAQQRGIVFDVGHGGGAFSWRQAVPAIQQGFLPNVISTDLHTQSMNGGMKDMSNVMSKFLAMGLPLQDVILRSTWNPAQVIHRKELGNLDIGAEADIAVFALRTGDFGFLDIRNTVLKGQQKLEAALTLRAGKIMWDLNGIAAAPWENELKK; translated from the coding sequence ATGAAGCGAAATAAGTTGGTGATAGCGTGTATATGCATGATGATGAACATGCCAGGCATATTTGCGCAGCAATACGACCTGCTGCTGAAGAATGGCCATGTAATAGACCCCAAAAACAAGATCGACGGAAACATGGATGTAGCTGTTGCTGCCGGCAGAATTGCGAAAGTTGCAGCAGGTATTGATACAACAACCGCCAAACAGGTGATTGATGTAAGCGGACTATACGTTACGCCCGGTATTATTGATATGCATGTGCATGCGTTTTATGGCGCAGATGTGGAGAGCTACATTGCAAACGGAACAACAAGTGTTGCGCCCGATGCATTTACTTTCAGGGCAGGTGTTACTACCGTTGTGGATGCAGGCTCATCGGGCTGGCGCAACTTCAGGCAGTTTAAAAAACAAACTATCGATAAATCGCAGACACGTGTACTGGCGCTGCTCAATATTGTGGGCACGGGAATGTTTGGGCGGTACGAAGAACAGGATACCAGCGATATGAACCCGCAGCAGGTGGCTTACATGATCAGCAAACTGTACCCTGACATTCTTGTTGGTATTAAGTCGGCGCATTACTGGGGCGATTTTACCCAGGTGGATAAAGCAGTGCAGGCCGGCACACTGGCTAAAGTACCGGTAATGGTAGATTTTGGTGAACATGACCCGCCCAATTCTATTGAAGCATTATTTATGCAGCACCTCAGGCCGGGAGATATTTTCACACATACATATTCCTATGGTCCTAAAGTAAGAGAGACCGTGGTAGATGAAGCAGGCAAGGTGAAACCGTTTGTGTTGAAAGCACAACAAAGAGGAATTGTTTTTGATGTGGGCCATGGTGGTGGTGCATTTTCCTGGCGGCAGGCTGTACCGGCTATACAGCAGGGCTTTTTACCAAACGTCATCAGCACAGACCTGCATACACAAAGCATGAATGGTGGCATGAAAGATATGAGCAATGTGATGTCAAAATTCCTGGCGATGGGTTTGCCTTTGCAGGATGTTATACTACGCAGCACGTGGAACCCTGCACAGGTTATTCACCGTAAAGAGTTAGGCAATCTTGATATTGGCGCAGAAGCAGACATTGCTGTATTTGCACTACGCACAGGCGATTTCGGGTTTCTTGACATACGCAATACTGTTTTGAAAGGCCAACAAAAGCTGGAAGCAGCATTAACATTACGGGCGGGAAAAATAATGTGGGATCTTAATGGCATTGCTGCCGCGCCATGGGAAAACGAACTAAAAAAATAA
- a CDS encoding RidA family protein — protein sequence MNALIYSSSKSLTMQEKRRSVLKKLFGSVLATAGFGVAAKAAAVSTNTSDEKQAGNVTYDQDVPLFSGHTIMGNLVFIAGKGAHFPGDIKAHTDHVLKELEKELIAAGTSMEKVLKVNVYLDDIKDYKDMNEVYKGRFGSKPPVRTTVAVAKGGVPGDSLVEIDCIAYL from the coding sequence TTGAACGCTCTTATTTATTCATCCTCCAAATCTTTAACCATGCAGGAAAAACGCAGATCTGTGCTCAAAAAATTATTCGGCTCTGTCCTGGCTACAGCAGGTTTTGGTGTTGCAGCCAAAGCTGCCGCTGTAAGCACCAATACCAGTGATGAAAAACAGGCAGGCAACGTTACATATGACCAGGATGTTCCTTTATTCTCGGGCCACACCATCATGGGCAATCTTGTATTCATAGCTGGTAAAGGCGCACATTTTCCCGGCGACATAAAAGCCCATACAGACCATGTGTTGAAAGAACTGGAAAAGGAACTGATTGCAGCAGGTACCTCAATGGAGAAAGTATTGAAAGTAAATGTGTACCTGGATGATATAAAAGATTACAAAGACATGAACGAGGTGTACAAAGGCAGGTTTGGTTCCAAACCACCGGTACGTACTACGGTAGCAGTTGCCAAAGGCGGTGTTCCCGGGGATTCTTTGGTAGAGATAGATTGTATTGCTTACCTGTAA
- a CDS encoding aminotransferase class V-fold PLP-dependent enzyme, producing MKRRDALKNLSLIPIGSGLALGLSSTEAAAATPPAPKRDLFKELGVRTFINAAGTYTFMTGSLMQDEVVEAIQATSRQFCLLDELQDKAGEKIAALTKAQSAVVTAGCFSAITLGLAGVLTGNDPEKAAKLPHLEGTGMKSEVIIQKGHMIGYSQALTNTGCKIVYVETIDDVEKAINDKTALLWFLNVQSDQGQITHEQWVALGKKHNIPTMIDIAADVPPVSNLWKFNEMGFDLVCISGGKAMRGPQSAGLLMGRKDLIAAARVSMPPRGSTIGRGMKVNKEEIIGMYVALEHYMAYDHDKEWKEWEARVATIRSAIQNINGVITEVKVPKLGNVTPTLHVTWQKESVKLTSKELQEKLRAGSPSIEIVNNGDEHISITTWVMRAGEEKIVAQRLKDELSAALA from the coding sequence ATGAAGAGAAGAGATGCATTGAAGAACCTTTCTTTAATTCCGATAGGCAGCGGGCTTGCATTGGGTTTATCATCCACTGAAGCCGCTGCAGCTACACCGCCTGCACCTAAACGGGATCTTTTTAAAGAGCTGGGCGTTCGCACTTTTATTAATGCCGCAGGTACCTACACTTTTATGACCGGCTCGCTTATGCAGGATGAAGTGGTGGAAGCCATACAGGCCACTTCCAGGCAATTCTGCCTGCTGGACGAGCTACAGGACAAAGCAGGCGAAAAGATAGCGGCGCTTACCAAAGCGCAGTCTGCTGTGGTTACGGCTGGTTGCTTTTCTGCCATTACACTTGGGCTGGCCGGCGTACTTACCGGCAACGACCCCGAAAAAGCCGCAAAACTTCCGCACCTGGAGGGTACAGGCATGAAGAGTGAAGTGATCATCCAGAAAGGGCATATGATCGGTTATTCGCAGGCTTTAACAAACACCGGTTGCAAAATCGTTTATGTTGAAACAATCGACGATGTTGAAAAAGCCATCAACGATAAAACAGCGTTGTTATGGTTTTTAAATGTACAATCAGACCAGGGGCAGATAACCCATGAGCAATGGGTGGCACTGGGCAAAAAACACAACATACCCACCATGATAGATATTGCTGCAGATGTACCGCCTGTAAGCAACCTGTGGAAGTTTAATGAAATGGGCTTTGACCTTGTTTGTATATCTGGCGGTAAAGCAATGCGCGGCCCGCAGAGTGCTGGCCTGCTGATGGGTCGCAAAGATTTGATAGCCGCTGCAAGGGTATCTATGCCGCCACGCGGTTCTACCATTGGCCGTGGTATGAAAGTAAACAAAGAAGAGATCATTGGCATGTATGTGGCGCTTGAACATTACATGGCCTATGACCACGATAAAGAATGGAAAGAATGGGAAGCACGGGTTGCAACCATTCGCTCTGCCATACAAAACATCAATGGTGTAATCACAGAAGTTAAGGTGCCTAAGCTGGGCAACGTTACACCTACCTTACACGTAACATGGCAGAAAGAGTCAGTTAAACTTACATCTAAAGAACTGCAGGAAAAACTGCGTGCAGGAAGCCCCTCAATAGAGATCGTAAACAATGGTGACGAACATATTAGCATAACCACGTGGGTTATGAGAGCCGGCGAAGAAAAGATTGTTGCTCAAAGACTGAAAGACGAATTATCTGCGGCGCTTGCCTGA
- a CDS encoding aminotransferase class V-fold PLP-dependent enzyme — MKRRNILKGLSLLPFAGAASAFKSVSGAPAVMQSAIEGFWDEQNIFRSIGVEPIINCRGTFTIIGGSIERPEVRAAMEAASKNFIQYDELADGIHKRLAEITGAEWALVSSGCAAGLKHVTAACVTGGNPEKLIRIPNLAGFDKTEVIIPSSSRNVYDHAIRNIGVTIVQVETLEELANALNERTAMIYLMAFDEAQPNNPFTLENVSRLSKPKNVPILIDAAAEILTIPNVHLQKGADIVAYSGGKAICGPQCAGLILGKKDILMSAWQASSPHHGPGRDNKVGREEMMGMLAAVEAWTKRDHAAEWKTWLGYLDVIAKKLNTIPGITTEVFEPKELSNRSPVLNVYWDANKFNITGGEMAELVGRSKPRIAVGGEDKDNKASVNITTGQMQSGNELIVANRLYEVLTAKRSPKVTTTVMPTVDLNGSWDTTVQFFSSTSKHVLFIQQEGKWIKGWHKGDFSVRELTGEIESDTALKMKSTDRHPADWVTFIFTGAINGDTISGSVYMGEYRTATFTAKRTSYKIQPGHIAVPGGPPLAT; from the coding sequence ATGAAACGCAGGAACATTTTAAAAGGCCTTTCGCTGTTACCCTTTGCAGGTGCAGCTTCCGCCTTTAAATCGGTATCAGGTGCGCCTGCTGTAATGCAGTCTGCTATAGAAGGCTTTTGGGATGAGCAGAATATTTTTCGCTCTATAGGTGTAGAACCTATCATCAACTGCCGCGGTACATTTACCATCATCGGTGGTTCCATAGAAAGACCCGAAGTGCGTGCCGCTATGGAAGCAGCATCAAAGAATTTTATCCAGTACGATGAACTGGCAGACGGCATACATAAAAGACTTGCCGAAATAACAGGTGCAGAATGGGCGCTGGTATCTTCCGGTTGTGCGGCAGGCTTAAAGCATGTTACTGCAGCCTGTGTTACAGGCGGTAATCCTGAAAAGCTCATACGTATTCCAAACCTTGCGGGTTTCGATAAAACAGAAGTGATCATTCCATCATCATCACGCAATGTGTACGACCATGCCATACGTAATATTGGCGTTACGATTGTACAGGTAGAGACACTGGAAGAACTGGCCAATGCTTTAAATGAGCGCACCGCCATGATTTATTTAATGGCTTTTGATGAGGCACAGCCAAATAATCCTTTTACGCTGGAAAATGTTTCCAGGCTATCCAAACCTAAAAACGTCCCTATACTGATAGATGCTGCAGCAGAAATATTAACCATACCAAATGTGCATTTACAGAAGGGCGCAGACATTGTTGCGTACAGTGGTGGTAAAGCGATATGCGGCCCGCAATGCGCCGGTTTAATACTCGGCAAAAAAGATATATTGATGTCGGCATGGCAGGCAAGCTCGCCGCACCACGGGCCCGGCAGAGACAACAAGGTTGGCCGTGAAGAAATGATGGGCATGCTGGCCGCTGTAGAAGCGTGGACAAAACGCGACCATGCTGCTGAATGGAAAACATGGCTCGGCTATCTTGATGTGATTGCGAAAAAACTCAATACTATCCCGGGTATAACAACAGAGGTGTTTGAGCCTAAAGAATTATCCAACCGCTCTCCCGTTTTAAACGTGTACTGGGATGCGAACAAGTTTAATATAACCGGTGGAGAGATGGCAGAACTGGTGGGCAGGAGTAAACCACGTATTGCTGTTGGCGGTGAAGACAAAGACAACAAAGCTTCTGTAAATATTACCACGGGCCAAATGCAGTCCGGCAATGAGTTGATCGTTGCAAATCGTTTATACGAAGTACTTACTGCGAAGCGCAGCCCGAAAGTTACCACCACGGTAATGCCCACTGTTGATCTTAATGGCAGTTGGGACACTACGGTTCAGTTTTTTAGCAGTACCAGCAAACATGTATTGTTTATACAGCAGGAAGGCAAATGGATCAAAGGGTGGCACAAAGGAGATTTTAGTGTGCGTGAATTAACCGGCGAAATTGAAAGCGATACCGCTTTGAAAATGAAAAGTACAGATCGCCACCCGGCAGATTGGGTGACCTTCATTTTTACGGGCGCCATTAACGGAGATACAATTTCCGGCTCGGTATATATGGGCGAATACCGCACCGCAACGTTTACGGCTAAAAGAACCAGCTATAAAATTCAGCCGGGCCATATTGCTGTACCAGGTGGCCCACCACTGGCTACATAA
- a CDS encoding RagB/SusD family nutrient uptake outer membrane protein has protein sequence MKNITKIFLALLVLGIASCSKFLEENPTGSLTPDSDVTSAEIARAFANSAYIQLSTLDRGAGGYGGNTAELMEFMTGKADGNAQTEGFRFYNLTYDAQSFYISDWWQGMYYGISNCNLALQKIEEIALDETTKTNMLAEVYTLRALYYFYLVRMFGDVPKITEVVSDLNNARPARDPAKSIYDDVIIPDLLKAEASSLAWQDNTGRVSRSAVKSLLADVYLTYAGYPISGGDQYYAESAKRSKEVIDNGGFSLFADYHDMTDPANKNKVEFIWQVQFAAGISNNDLTAKTLALYKRVSVYSDEFGGLVPTRQFVESYPDGDHRTDERQFFYTWYPGNPKNFPAGDPRLDSVNLGGYYIYKWFDSVAVNSTANSDLNYTIYRLADVMLMYAEASNRAEGAPNGDAIAYVNAIRRRAQLPDIMSMSRDDFEKEVWTQRYLELCYEGKMWFDMLRTRKVRNDITKNFDDFIGHTTVWGKTFTENQLLFPIPQREIDNNTNLTQNKGF, from the coding sequence ATGAAAAACATAACAAAAATATTTTTAGCGTTGCTGGTTTTAGGCATTGCTTCCTGTAGCAAGTTCCTGGAAGAAAACCCTACCGGTTCGCTTACACCCGATTCAGACGTAACAAGCGCCGAAATTGCCAGGGCTTTTGCCAACTCTGCTTACATACAATTATCAACGCTCGACAGGGGCGCCGGTGGCTACGGTGGTAATACCGCAGAACTTATGGAGTTTATGACCGGAAAAGCAGACGGCAACGCTCAAACAGAAGGCTTCCGTTTTTATAACCTTACTTACGATGCGCAATCTTTTTACATCAGCGACTGGTGGCAGGGCATGTACTATGGTATTTCCAACTGCAACCTCGCTTTACAAAAGATCGAAGAAATTGCGCTTGATGAAACCACCAAAACAAACATGCTGGCAGAAGTGTACACGCTGCGTGCATTATACTATTTCTACCTGGTACGTATGTTTGGTGATGTCCCAAAGATCACAGAAGTGGTAAGCGATTTAAACAATGCAAGGCCTGCAAGAGACCCGGCAAAAAGTATTTATGATGATGTAATTATTCCCGACCTGTTAAAGGCAGAAGCGTCTTCACTCGCATGGCAGGATAATACAGGGCGTGTTTCCAGGAGTGCAGTAAAATCACTGCTGGCAGATGTATACCTTACCTACGCCGGCTACCCCATATCCGGTGGAGATCAGTACTATGCCGAATCTGCCAAACGCTCTAAAGAAGTAATCGACAATGGCGGCTTCAGCCTGTTCGCAGATTATCATGACATGACAGACCCTGCCAATAAAAACAAGGTAGAATTCATCTGGCAGGTACAGTTTGCAGCAGGTATCAGCAATAACGATCTTACGGCCAAAACACTGGCACTGTACAAACGCGTTTCTGTTTACTCAGATGAGTTTGGCGGGCTTGTTCCAACACGCCAGTTTGTAGAAAGCTATCCTGATGGTGACCACCGCACAGATGAAAGGCAGTTCTTCTATACCTGGTACCCCGGTAACCCGAAAAATTTTCCGGCAGGCGATCCGCGCTTAGACAGTGTAAATCTTGGCGGTTATTATATCTATAAATGGTTCGATTCTGTTGCCGTAAACAGCACGGCCAATTCAGATCTTAACTATACCATCTATCGCCTGGCAGATGTTATGCTTATGTATGCCGAAGCATCCAACCGTGCAGAAGGTGCACCAAACGGCGATGCCATTGCGTATGTAAATGCCATCAGGCGCAGGGCACAGTTACCCGATATTATGAGCATGAGCCGCGATGATTTTGAAAAAGAAGTATGGACACAGCGATACCTCGAACTATGTTACGAAGGCAAGATGTGGTTTGATATGTTGCGTACCAGGAAAGTGAGAAACGACATCACCAAAAATTTTGATGATTTTATTGGCCATACAACCGTGTGGGGTAAAACATTTACAGAAAACCAGTTATTGTTCCCGATTCCTCAAAGAGAAATTGATAACAATACCAACTTAACACAAAACAAAGGTTTTTAG
- a CDS encoding diheme cytochrome c-553: MKPLHKIALPAMAIVFAAVACNDSTEQKADETADKSINSTVLFGGFESQVKWGEHLVQIGGCNDCHTPKKMGPNGMEPDMSLMLSGHPAKMPPPPFDQKEAAAKGLAVSQTLTAWVGPWGISYAANITSDSTGIGNWKEDQFMNALRKGKYKGLDAERGLLPPMPWQSSQFMSDDEIKAIFAYLKSTPAINNVVPMAVIAPPPTASAGR, encoded by the coding sequence ATGAAACCTCTTCACAAGATTGCGCTGCCTGCAATGGCAATTGTATTTGCTGCCGTAGCCTGCAATGATTCCACGGAACAAAAAGCTGACGAAACTGCTGACAAGTCGATAAACTCTACCGTATTATTTGGTGGCTTTGAAAGCCAGGTTAAATGGGGCGAACACCTGGTGCAGATTGGCGGTTGTAATGATTGCCATACACCAAAAAAGATGGGGCCTAACGGTATGGAGCCTGATATGAGCCTGATGCTTTCGGGGCACCCGGCAAAAATGCCACCGCCGCCATTTGACCAGAAAGAAGCTGCCGCGAAAGGGCTTGCTGTATCCCAGACATTAACTGCCTGGGTAGGGCCATGGGGCATCTCTTACGCGGCCAATATTACGTCTGACTCTACGGGTATTGGCAACTGGAAAGAAGACCAGTTTATGAATGCGCTGAGAAAAGGCAAGTACAAAGGGTTAGATGCTGAAAGAGGATTATTGCCGCCGATGCCGTGGCAGTCTTCACAATTTATGAGTGATGATGAGATAAAAGCCATTTTTGCTTACCTGAAATCTACACCTGCCATCAACAATGTAGTGCCAATGGCTGTAATTGCGCCACCGCCAACTGCTTCAGCAGGCCGCTAA
- a CDS encoding amidohydrolase/deacetylase family metallohydrolase, which produces MWAAHKYTQHQLCTAILLLMYCVGVHAQQYDLLLTNGHVIDPKNKLDATMDIAISNGSIAKVEKHIAVSSAKKTVDVAGLYVVPGLIDMHTHVFVGSKAGQFADGIYSVSPDDFSFRSGVTTVVDAGTAGWQNFPLFKTQVIDQSQTRILAFINVFAQGLITGQAVKDTAGLNAAATTALMQQYNSIIVGTRIGHYDGASWLPFTTAVDVATSMHTPVLVECHLPQYSLQDQLERMRPGDIITHAYEAITERMAVVDSNNNVRNFVLQAQQRGVLFDVGHGGAGFWFSQAMPAFRQGLVPNTFGTDLHRFSMNAGMKSMLNLASKYLNMGMPLQDVITRATWNAARALHHEELGNFSEGSVADIAVLQLQKGLFGFVDAAGKRLDGDQKLEAALTIRAGKIVWDLNGLAAQPYEK; this is translated from the coding sequence ATGTGGGCTGCACACAAATACACACAACATCAGTTATGCACTGCAATATTATTGCTGATGTACTGTGTTGGTGTGCATGCACAGCAATACGACCTGTTACTTACAAACGGCCACGTGATAGACCCTAAAAACAAACTGGATGCAACAATGGACATTGCCATCAGTAATGGCAGTATTGCAAAGGTGGAAAAACATATTGCTGTATCATCTGCAAAAAAGACAGTGGATGTTGCCGGGCTGTATGTAGTGCCGGGGTTGATAGATATGCATACGCATGTATTTGTGGGCAGCAAAGCAGGTCAGTTTGCAGACGGTATCTACAGCGTGTCGCCTGATGATTTCAGTTTTCGCTCCGGCGTAACAACCGTGGTAGATGCCGGCACAGCAGGCTGGCAAAACTTTCCGTTATTTAAAACACAGGTGATAGATCAGTCGCAAACACGCATACTTGCATTCATCAACGTTTTTGCGCAGGGATTAATTACAGGCCAGGCAGTAAAAGATACTGCAGGCTTAAATGCTGCAGCCACAACAGCGCTCATGCAACAATATAACAGCATTATCGTAGGCACAAGAATTGGCCATTACGACGGTGCCAGCTGGCTGCCTTTTACTACTGCTGTTGATGTGGCAACCAGCATGCACACACCGGTATTGGTAGAATGTCATTTACCACAATACAGCTTGCAGGATCAGTTGGAACGGATGCGGCCGGGAGATATTATTACCCATGCTTATGAAGCAATAACCGAGCGTATGGCTGTTGTTGACAGCAATAACAATGTACGGAATTTTGTTTTGCAGGCACAGCAACGTGGGGTCTTGTTTGACGTGGGTCATGGCGGTGCAGGCTTCTGGTTCAGCCAGGCAATGCCTGCATTCAGGCAAGGGCTTGTACCCAATACGTTTGGTACAGACTTGCACAGGTTCAGCATGAATGCAGGCATGAAGAGTATGCTCAACCTGGCATCAAAATATTTAAATATGGGCATGCCTTTGCAGGATGTAATTACACGTGCCACATGGAATGCTGCCAGGGCTCTGCATCACGAAGAACTGGGTAATTTCAGCGAAGGCAGCGTAGCCGACATAGCAGTGTTACAATTACAAAAAGGGCTCTTTGGTTTTGTAGACGCTGCCGGCAAAAGGCTGGATGGCGACCAAAAACTGGAAGCCGCATTAACCATTCGTGCGGGTAAAATTGTGTGGGACCTCAATGGTCTTGCAGCGCAGCCATACGAAAAATAA
- a CDS encoding c-type cytochrome, with the protein MRKLLRYCMLFVAAPVLTQCKPGLPEGDKDNGGLMLPNGFDAVVVADSLGAARHMAVNDNGDIYVKLRRSYPDGSNVVLRDENNDGKADIIKKFSVYIDSFNYGTAMRINNGYLYYSSSSDICRVKLKPGEMVPDTTTVQLILRDDFAHDVHGFNHTAKPLTFDDKGNMYVPYGSPSDVCQLLDRTPGSPGQMPCPQLDEHAGVWMFDPNKPNQTIKDGKRYATGIRSAVAITWNPADKTIYVVQHGRDDLHRTWPEKYDKWTSALQPSEEFLRVKEGTNAGWPYYYYDFEQKKKLLNPEYGGDGKIEADGKKFEQPLIGFPGHFAPNDILFYTGNQFPDHYKNGAFIAFHGSTIRGPYSQGGYFVAFVPFKNGQPSGDWEVFADGFSGMDTIVNTSDALHRPMGLAQGPDGSLYISDSKKGTIWRIMYKGDKNKFGAADLTAMATRKATSAHIKDPDPVKDNLQKEMVSGGEKIYKTYCVACHLADGKGDGSRFPPLDRSEYVLGDKNRLINVILHGLQEPVTIKGKTYNNVMPAHNYLSDADIAMLLTYVRKSFGNDASEVLSTEVQAQRYAKEEAK; encoded by the coding sequence ATGAGAAAATTGCTACGCTATTGCATGCTGTTTGTAGCTGCACCTGTACTTACACAATGTAAACCCGGCTTGCCCGAAGGTGACAAAGACAATGGCGGCCTGATGCTTCCGAACGGCTTTGATGCTGTTGTTGTTGCAGACAGCCTTGGTGCTGCCAGGCATATGGCGGTAAATGACAATGGTGATATTTACGTAAAGCTCAGGCGCTCTTACCCTGATGGCAGCAATGTTGTATTGCGCGATGAGAACAATGATGGCAAAGCTGACATTATAAAAAAATTCTCGGTATACATCGACTCCTTTAATTATGGTACCGCCATGCGCATTAACAATGGCTACCTGTACTACAGTTCATCCAGCGACATCTGCCGTGTTAAACTAAAACCCGGTGAAATGGTGCCTGATACAACTACCGTACAGTTGATACTGCGCGATGATTTTGCACACGATGTACATGGCTTTAACCACACCGCCAAGCCACTTACGTTTGATGACAAGGGCAATATGTATGTGCCTTATGGTTCGCCGTCAGACGTGTGCCAGCTGCTCGACCGTACGCCCGGATCTCCGGGCCAGATGCCGTGCCCGCAACTCGATGAACACGCAGGTGTTTGGATGTTTGACCCCAACAAACCCAACCAGACCATCAAAGACGGAAAGCGTTATGCAACCGGTATTCGCAGTGCAGTAGCCATAACCTGGAACCCGGCAGATAAAACAATCTACGTCGTACAGCATGGCCGTGATGACCTGCACAGAACATGGCCGGAGAAGTACGATAAATGGACCAGCGCATTGCAGCCGTCAGAAGAATTTTTGCGTGTGAAAGAAGGCACCAATGCAGGATGGCCGTACTATTATTACGATTTTGAACAAAAGAAAAAACTACTGAACCCGGAATATGGCGGCGATGGAAAGATAGAAGCCGACGGAAAAAAATTTGAGCAGCCGCTGATCGGCTTCCCGGGGCACTTTGCACCAAACGATATTTTGTTTTATACCGGCAACCAGTTTCCCGATCATTATAAGAACGGCGCTTTCATTGCATTTCATGGTTCTACCATTCGCGGTCCTTACTCGCAGGGCGGTTACTTTGTAGCCTTCGTGCCATTTAAGAACGGGCAACCGTCCGGAGACTGGGAAGTTTTTGCAGACGGTTTTTCCGGTATGGATACCATTGTAAACACGTCTGATGCCCTGCACCGACCCATGGGCCTGGCGCAGGGACCCGATGGTTCGCTGTACATCAGTGATTCAAAAAAAGGAACCATCTGGCGCATCATGTATAAAGGCGACAAAAATAAATTCGGCGCGGCAGACCTTACTGCAATGGCCACACGTAAAGCAACCAGCGCACACATCAAAGACCCTGACCCTGTAAAAGACAATCTGCAGAAAGAAATGGTTTCAGGCGGTGAAAAAATCTATAAAACCTATTGCGTTGCCTGCCACCTTGCCGATGGCAAAGGTGATGGCAGCAGGTTTCCGCCACTGGATCGTTCTGAGTATGTTTTGGGCGACAAAAACAGGCTCATAAACGTTATACTCCACGGGCTGCAGGAACCGGTTACCATCAAAGGCAAAACATACAACAATGTAATGCCTGCGCATAATTATTTGTCAGATGCAGACATAGCCATGCTGCTTACTTATGTAAGAAAAAGCTTTGGCAACGATGCATCTGAAGTACTGAGCACAGAAGTGCAGGCACAGCGTTATGCAAAAGAAGAAGCTAAATAA
- a CDS encoding RidA family protein, whose protein sequence is MKKWMSFICAVLLLASCAATRAQQTDPEQRLKELGITLITPSKPVANYVKAVRVGNMLYLSGHGPDKPEGGLITGKVGADLTLEQAKDAARVTGISLLSTIKAELGDLNKVKRIVKVLGMVNAVPTFDQHPKVINGFSDLMVEVFGENGKHARSAIGVGSLPSNIPVEIEMIIEIKE, encoded by the coding sequence ATGAAAAAATGGATGTCTTTTATATGCGCTGTTTTATTACTTGCATCATGTGCCGCAACAAGGGCGCAGCAAACAGATCCAGAGCAACGATTAAAAGAATTGGGCATTACACTTATTACGCCATCGAAGCCTGTTGCCAATTATGTAAAAGCAGTGCGGGTGGGCAATATGTTGTATCTCTCCGGTCATGGGCCTGATAAACCTGAAGGTGGTTTAATTACCGGCAAAGTAGGTGCAGATCTTACACTGGAGCAGGCCAAAGATGCAGCACGTGTTACAGGTATTTCATTGCTCTCTACCATAAAAGCAGAACTGGGTGATTTGAATAAGGTAAAACGCATTGTAAAAGTATTGGGCATGGTGAATGCAGTGCCCACATTCGACCAGCATCCGAAAGTGATCAATGGCTTTTCAGATCTGATGGTGGAAGTATTTGGCGAAAACGGCAAACATGCACGGTCGGCAATCGGTGTTGGCTCGCTGCCTTCCAACATACCGGTAGAAATTGAAATGATCATAGAAATAAAAGAATAA